The proteins below are encoded in one region of Casimicrobium huifangae:
- a CDS encoding ABC transporter substrate-binding protein produces MKFSIRTLSASLFCFGLTGTFAASASAQELRFSWWGGGERHEAMLKAARLFEAKNPGVKIKAEYSGFQGYQERLSTQIAGRNEPDVMQVNWAWLSAFSKNGEGFYDLRKAGAAVKTSEFSEHDLALTTINGKLNALPVGFTARIFYWNKAVLDKAGVAMPKTWDDLFTAGKAFRAKVGDKGYLLDGNLYDLILVSHAYAYQKHGTPWIDARTGKVAMSAAALKDWVAFYKRLQDENVATPLPYRASLGGVEKPVEQQPDWVAGNWGGVYTWDSTVRVFGSTLPGKGKELEVGDFLTLPGAKNSGMFGRPVHVYAVSKRSKQPELAAKFASFMLTDPEAIRILDVTRGIPASAIAFQILQKEDRLRPIEVKAYARISTQQKSNAITPPAPQFEHPRVQKFVREVFEAVGYGKMTPDEAAKQLNEQGSTILNRL; encoded by the coding sequence ATGAAGTTTTCCATCCGCACCTTGAGCGCTTCGCTCTTCTGCTTCGGTCTCACCGGCACCTTCGCGGCGAGCGCCTCCGCGCAGGAATTGCGCTTCTCGTGGTGGGGCGGGGGCGAGCGGCACGAAGCCATGCTCAAGGCCGCGCGCCTGTTCGAGGCCAAGAACCCCGGCGTCAAGATCAAGGCCGAGTACTCGGGCTTTCAGGGCTATCAGGAACGGCTGTCGACGCAGATCGCGGGCCGCAACGAGCCCGACGTGATGCAGGTCAACTGGGCCTGGCTGTCCGCCTTCTCGAAGAACGGCGAGGGCTTCTACGACCTGCGCAAGGCCGGCGCCGCCGTCAAGACCAGCGAGTTCAGCGAGCACGACCTCGCATTGACCACCATCAACGGCAAGCTCAATGCGCTGCCGGTCGGCTTCACGGCGCGCATCTTCTACTGGAACAAGGCCGTCCTCGACAAGGCCGGCGTCGCTATGCCCAAGACCTGGGACGACCTGTTCACCGCGGGCAAGGCATTCCGCGCCAAGGTCGGCGACAAGGGCTATCTGCTCGATGGCAATCTGTACGACTTGATCCTGGTGAGCCACGCCTACGCGTATCAGAAGCACGGCACGCCGTGGATCGATGCCAGGACGGGCAAGGTCGCAATGAGCGCGGCGGCCCTGAAAGACTGGGTGGCGTTCTACAAGCGCCTGCAGGACGAAAACGTCGCGACACCGCTGCCGTATCGCGCGAGTCTCGGCGGCGTCGAAAAGCCCGTCGAGCAGCAGCCCGACTGGGTCGCCGGCAACTGGGGCGGTGTCTACACCTGGGACTCGACGGTGCGCGTGTTTGGCAGCACGCTGCCAGGCAAGGGCAAGGAGCTCGAGGTCGGCGACTTCCTGACGCTGCCGGGCGCCAAAAACAGCGGCATGTTCGGCCGCCCGGTGCACGTCTACGCAGTGTCGAAGCGCAGCAAGCAGCCCGAGCTCGCCGCGAAGTTCGCGAGCTTCATGCTGACCGATCCCGAGGCGATCCGCATTCTCGACGTTACGCGAGGCATTCCAGCGTCGGCCATCGCGTTCCAGATCCTGCAGAAGGAAGACCGCCTGCGGCCGATCGAGGTCAAGGCGTATGCGCGCATCTCGACGCAGCAGAAGTCGAACGCGATCACGCCGCCCGCGCCGCAGTTCGAGCATCCGCGTGTGCAGAAGTTTGTGCGTGAAGTGTTCGAGGCGGTTGGCTACGGCAAGATGACGCCGGATGAAGCCGCAAAACAATTGAATGAGCAGGGTTCAACCATCCTGAACCGCCTGTAG
- a CDS encoding oligogalacturonate lyase family protein — protein sequence MPKHTVHNLKFRTYADRDTGATVTQLTPPEVVCHRNYFYQKCFSNDGSQLLFAGEFDGRRNYFMLDFAAKTARQLTQGDGENAFGGFLSPDDKLLYMVRGGRSLIRVHLDTLAEDVVYTSPPDWVSYGTWVANSACTKLVGIEIAKDDWFPLSDWTKFREMFLNKPRCRLIRIDLASGERTVIHEEKLWLGHPLYRPGDDNTVAFCHEGPHDMIDARMWFINEDGSNIRCGKPHDQGESCTHEFFVPDGSKMIYVSYKEGDPNRYIRSLDPATLRDDLIITMPPCSHLMSNHTGTLIVGDGCDTPMDVQNKEAHTLEPDPYLHVFDVNTRTDRKVARHDTSWAVVKGDRQLTHPHPSFSPDEKSVLYSSDCNGNTALFLASVQ from the coding sequence ATGCCAAAACACACCGTTCACAACCTGAAATTCCGCACTTACGCCGATCGTGATACAGGTGCCACCGTCACCCAGCTGACGCCGCCCGAAGTGGTCTGCCATCGCAACTACTTCTATCAAAAGTGTTTCAGCAACGACGGCTCACAGCTTCTGTTCGCGGGTGAGTTTGACGGGCGCCGCAACTACTTCATGCTCGACTTTGCGGCAAAGACGGCGCGGCAACTCACCCAGGGTGACGGCGAAAACGCGTTCGGCGGCTTCCTGAGTCCGGACGACAAACTGCTCTACATGGTGCGCGGCGGCCGCTCGCTGATCCGCGTGCATCTCGATACGCTGGCGGAGGACGTCGTCTACACCTCACCACCCGACTGGGTCAGCTATGGCACTTGGGTCGCCAACAGCGCCTGCACCAAGCTCGTGGGCATAGAGATCGCCAAGGACGACTGGTTTCCGTTGTCGGACTGGACCAAGTTCCGCGAGATGTTCCTCAACAAGCCGCGCTGCCGTCTGATCCGCATCGATCTTGCGAGTGGCGAGCGTACGGTGATTCACGAGGAAAAGCTCTGGCTGGGTCATCCACTGTATCGTCCCGGCGACGACAATACGGTCGCGTTTTGCCACGAGGGCCCGCACGACATGATTGATGCCCGCATGTGGTTCATCAATGAAGACGGCAGCAATATTCGCTGCGGCAAGCCGCACGACCAGGGCGAGAGCTGCACGCACGAGTTCTTCGTGCCCGATGGCTCGAAGATGATCTATGTCTCGTACAAGGAAGGCGACCCCAACCGCTACATCCGTTCGCTCGACCCGGCGACGTTACGCGATGATCTGATCATCACCATGCCGCCGTGCTCGCATCTGATGAGCAACCATACCGGCACGCTGATCGTAGGTGACGGCTGCGATACACCGATGGATGTGCAGAACAAGGAAGCCCATACGCTGGAGCCCGACCCCTATCTGCATGTATTCGATGTGAACACCAGGACCGACCGCAAGGTGGCGCGCCACGACACGTCGTGGGCGGTGGTCAAGGGCGACCGCCAGTTGACGCATCCGCACCCCTCGTTCAGTCCGGACGAGAAGTCGGTGCTGTACTCATCGGACTGCAATGGCAACACGGCGCTGTTTCTGGCGTCCGTTCAGTAA
- a CDS encoding pectate lyase family protein, protein MRSDVCGATACLLIATLIVAGCGTAPGRPTAPAATSTSASRLTSMSTDQGWAGLDGPVTGGAEARAEHIYRVRNRAELVAALSGGGSRHSRDTPKVVYVEGNIDLSVDAQNRPLTEADYRDAEFSWDAYAKAYEPVTWGKTAPSGPQEAARRRSAERQAAVVVIPVGSNTSLIGVGRDAMIKHGNLMVRDAHNVIIRNITFEDAYDYFPAWDPKDNANGEWNAEYDNVTLVNARRVWIDRCTFSDGARPDRINRSLFGRPMQFHDGLLDIIRGSDLVTVSYNHFKNHDKGLLIGNSDSRADDEGKLRVTMHHNWFEDVKERSPRVRYGRVHLYNNLYSASPGADYPYGYSIGVGFKSRIIAEDNVFALPQRANLTPFKLWRGERIGASGNRWADAIAGPDVDAVALLQRQSASASIIAEPGWVVPYGYARDAVVDVAAKVRAGAGAARQP, encoded by the coding sequence ATGCGCAGTGACGTGTGCGGTGCGACGGCGTGCCTGCTGATCGCCACGCTGATCGTTGCTGGCTGCGGCACGGCACCCGGCAGGCCAACGGCGCCCGCCGCCACCAGTACATCGGCGTCGAGGCTAACCTCGATGTCTACCGATCAGGGCTGGGCGGGGCTTGACGGGCCGGTGACCGGTGGTGCCGAGGCAAGAGCAGAGCACATCTACCGCGTACGCAACCGTGCCGAGCTGGTGGCTGCGTTGTCCGGTGGTGGATCGCGGCACTCGCGTGATACACCGAAGGTCGTTTACGTCGAAGGCAACATCGACCTCAGCGTTGATGCGCAGAACCGGCCGCTGACCGAAGCCGACTATCGAGACGCCGAATTCAGCTGGGACGCGTACGCCAAGGCCTACGAGCCGGTGACCTGGGGCAAGACCGCGCCCAGCGGCCCGCAGGAAGCCGCGCGCAGGCGTTCTGCCGAGCGGCAGGCGGCGGTGGTGGTGATCCCGGTGGGCTCCAACACCAGCCTGATCGGCGTCGGCCGCGATGCAATGATCAAACATGGCAACCTGATGGTGCGCGATGCGCATAACGTGATCATTCGCAACATCACCTTCGAGGACGCCTACGACTACTTTCCGGCGTGGGACCCGAAGGACAACGCCAACGGCGAGTGGAATGCGGAATACGACAACGTCACGCTGGTCAATGCGCGACGGGTATGGATTGACCGTTGCACTTTCAGCGACGGTGCACGGCCGGATCGCATCAATCGCTCGCTGTTCGGCCGCCCGATGCAGTTTCACGACGGCCTGCTCGACATCATCCGTGGATCCGACCTGGTCACCGTCTCCTACAACCACTTCAAAAATCACGACAAGGGTCTGCTGATCGGCAATAGCGACAGCCGCGCCGATGACGAAGGCAAGCTGCGGGTGACGATGCATCACAACTGGTTTGAGGATGTGAAGGAACGCTCGCCGCGCGTGCGCTACGGTCGGGTGCATCTCTACAACAACCTCTACAGCGCCAGTCCCGGTGCCGACTACCCCTACGGCTATTCGATCGGCGTCGGCTTCAAGTCGCGCATCATCGCGGAAGACAACGTGTTCGCGCTGCCGCAGCGGGCAAACCTGACGCCGTTCAAATTGTGGCGGGGTGAACGCATCGGGGCGTCCGGCAATCGCTGGGCGGACGCCATCGCCGGGCCGGATGTGGACGCGGTGGCGCTGTTGCAGCGGCAATCTGCCAGCGCGTCCATCATTGCAGAGCCGGGCTGGGTGGTGCCGTACGGCTACGCCCGTGATGCGGTAGTTGATGTCGCGGCAAAGGTGCGCGCTGGCGCAGGGGCAGCACGTCAACCGTAA
- a CDS encoding TRAP transporter substrate-binding protein: MQLFPGISSLGAIAAIAVCSLIAVAPVSGQQGAAPPVAAASAVNLRLWNIHPEGYPVTVALNSFAEDVRARTGGRVNVQVFSNAVLGDQPKAVSMLKAGELDMGEFGLAPLTEAVPSMKAITLPFLFQDAEHMFRHMDGAMGDKFKERLSAAGFVVIGWYDGGARSFYCVGKRVQGPRDFAGLRIRVQGTEIFKEMITLLGATPTMVPYKDVKGAFEDGKIDCAENNLPSFISAGHYKHAKYFFQTNHVVTPEALVVSTAAWKKLSTADQAAIRAAGQASAVYMRQLWNKQVDEARATAVKAGIVFDRPIEYGAYVSRMKPMHQKYWRDASTRDELLTILAN, from the coding sequence ATGCAGTTGTTTCCCGGTATCAGTTCGCTCGGCGCCATCGCTGCAATCGCAGTCTGCTCACTCATTGCCGTTGCCCCGGTGTCGGGCCAACAAGGCGCTGCACCACCGGTTGCAGCGGCCAGCGCAGTGAATCTTCGTCTGTGGAATATTCACCCGGAAGGCTACCCGGTCACTGTCGCACTCAACAGTTTCGCGGAAGACGTCCGGGCAAGGACCGGCGGCCGCGTCAACGTGCAGGTTTTCTCCAACGCCGTGCTCGGTGACCAGCCAAAGGCAGTGAGCATGCTCAAGGCGGGTGAGCTGGACATGGGCGAATTCGGCCTGGCGCCGCTGACCGAGGCAGTGCCCAGCATGAAGGCCATCACGCTGCCGTTTTTGTTCCAGGACGCCGAGCACATGTTCCGCCATATGGATGGCGCAATGGGTGACAAATTCAAGGAGCGACTCTCCGCCGCCGGCTTTGTCGTGATTGGCTGGTACGACGGCGGTGCGCGCTCGTTCTACTGCGTCGGCAAGCGGGTGCAGGGCCCACGCGACTTCGCCGGGCTGCGCATCCGCGTGCAGGGTACCGAAATCTTCAAGGAAATGATTACCTTGCTGGGCGCCACGCCGACGATGGTGCCGTACAAGGATGTGAAGGGGGCATTCGAAGATGGCAAGATCGACTGCGCGGAAAACAATTTGCCATCGTTCATTTCGGCCGGACACTACAAGCACGCCAAGTATTTCTTTCAGACCAATCATGTGGTGACACCCGAGGCGCTGGTGGTGTCGACCGCCGCCTGGAAGAAGCTCAGCACCGCCGATCAGGCTGCGATCCGTGCGGCAGGGCAGGCGTCGGCGGTTTACATGCGTCAGCTCTGGAACAAGCAGGTGGACGAGGCTCGCGCTACCGCAGTGAAGGCGGGCATCGTGTTTGACCGCCCCATCGAGTATGGCGCTTACGTGAGCCGCATGAAGCCAATGCACCAGAAGTATTGGCGCGATGCCTCGACGCGTGACGAACTGCTGACGATCCTGGCGAACTGA
- the kdgD gene encoding 5-dehydro-4-deoxyglucarate dehydratase: MTPSELKSTLQSGLLSFPLTDFDAAGDFNADGYRRRLEWLAPYGATALFAAGGTGEFFSLTGDEYPLIIKTAVDTCRGKVPIIAGAGGPTRFAIACAQAAEQAGAQGILLLPHYLTEAGQEGIAAHVEAVCNSTKLGVIVYNRAQSRLSPTTLAGLAERCPNLIGFKDGIGDIELMVSIYQKMGDRFSYLGGLPTAEVYAAAYKALGTPVYSSAVFNFIPRTAMDFYHAVAANDQGTQDRLLKDFFLPYLTIRNRMPGYAVSIVKAGAAIVGHGAGPVRPPLTDLVAEEVNELATLIKALGPQD, translated from the coding sequence ATGACACCTTCAGAACTCAAGTCCACACTGCAGTCCGGTCTCCTTTCGTTCCCGCTCACCGATTTCGATGCGGCTGGCGACTTCAACGCCGATGGCTATCGCCGCCGCCTCGAATGGCTCGCGCCGTACGGAGCAACGGCACTGTTCGCGGCCGGCGGTACGGGTGAGTTCTTTTCGCTGACCGGCGACGAATATCCGCTGATCATCAAGACTGCTGTGGATACCTGTCGCGGCAAGGTGCCCATCATCGCCGGTGCCGGCGGACCCACGCGCTTTGCGATCGCCTGCGCGCAGGCGGCCGAGCAGGCGGGTGCGCAGGGCATCCTGCTGCTGCCGCACTATCTGACCGAAGCAGGGCAGGAAGGCATCGCGGCACATGTAGAAGCTGTATGCAACAGCACGAAGCTCGGCGTGATCGTCTACAACCGCGCGCAGAGCCGTCTTTCCCCGACAACACTGGCCGGGCTGGCGGAACGCTGCCCTAACCTGATTGGCTTCAAGGACGGCATCGGCGACATCGAGCTGATGGTCTCGATCTATCAGAAGATGGGCGATCGCTTTTCGTACCTCGGCGGTCTGCCAACGGCGGAGGTGTATGCCGCAGCCTACAAGGCGCTCGGCACGCCGGTGTACTCGTCGGCAGTGTTCAACTTCATCCCGCGTACGGCGATGGACTTCTACCATGCGGTCGCCGCCAACGACCAGGGGACGCAGGATCGTCTGCTGAAAGATTTCTTTCTACCCTACCTGACGATCCGCAATCGCATGCCGGGTTACGCCGTCAGCATCGTCAAGGCGGGTGCTGCGATCGTTGGCCACGGCGCCGGGCCAGTGCGTCCGCCGTTGACGGATCTCGTCGCGGAAGAGGTGAACGAGCTGGCAACCCTGATCAAGGCGCTGGGTCCGCAGGACTGA
- a CDS encoding LacI family DNA-binding transcriptional regulator has translation MPSSSRSSTASSATRSSRTRPARRTPRRGTGGTTLNDVAALAGVSAITVSRALKKPDVVAQETLARIQDAVARTGYVPNLIAGGLASNRTGLIAALVPTIAGSVFLDTVQALTDACDEAGCQLMLGQSGYTGFREDALINAIVGRRPDGIVLTGIMHSPEGRKRLLASGIPVVETWDLTPTPIDMLVGFSHERVGMEVADYLYGKGYRRPAIVTAEDYRAGLRRAGFEHRMRSLGVLDIPVRVVTAPTMLRHGRESMTELMQRTAPPDVIFCSSDVLAHGVITEAQARGMQVPGDIAVMGFGDLAFSPYLHPALSTVHIDGTAIGRQAARFILDRIEGHDIGERVRDIGFTIVPRQSA, from the coding sequence GTGCCTTCGTCCTCCCGCTCTTCCACGGCGTCGTCTGCGACGCGCTCATCCCGCACCAGACCGGCTCGCCGCACGCCGCGCCGTGGCACCGGCGGCACCACGCTGAACGATGTCGCCGCGCTCGCCGGTGTGTCGGCCATTACGGTGTCGCGGGCGCTGAAGAAACCCGACGTGGTGGCGCAGGAAACGCTGGCACGTATCCAGGACGCCGTTGCGCGCACCGGCTACGTGCCCAACCTGATCGCCGGCGGTCTCGCGTCCAATCGCACTGGCCTGATTGCGGCGCTGGTGCCAACCATTGCCGGATCGGTCTTCCTCGATACCGTGCAGGCGCTAACCGATGCCTGCGACGAGGCCGGCTGCCAGTTGATGCTGGGGCAGAGCGGCTACACCGGTTTTCGCGAGGATGCACTGATCAACGCTATCGTCGGCCGCCGTCCGGACGGTATCGTGCTCACCGGCATCATGCACTCGCCCGAGGGGCGCAAACGGCTCCTGGCTTCCGGCATTCCGGTGGTCGAAACCTGGGATCTGACACCAACGCCGATCGACATGCTGGTCGGCTTTTCGCACGAGCGGGTCGGCATGGAGGTGGCGGATTACCTCTATGGCAAGGGCTATCGGCGGCCCGCCATCGTCACGGCCGAGGACTACCGCGCCGGGTTGCGGCGAGCGGGCTTCGAGCACCGCATGCGTTCGCTTGGCGTGCTGGACATTCCGGTGCGGGTGGTCACCGCCCCGACCATGCTGCGGCATGGCCGCGAATCGATGACCGAGCTGATGCAGCGCACGGCGCCTCCAGATGTCATTTTCTGCAGCTCGGACGTGCTCGCCCACGGCGTCATCACCGAGGCGCAGGCGCGTGGCATGCAGGTGCCTGGGGACATCGCGGTAATGGGCTTCGGCGATCTGGCGTTTTCCCCGTACTTGCATCCCGCCTTGAGCACCGTCCACATCGACGGTACCGCGATCGGCCGGCAGGCCGCCCGGTTCATTCTCGACCGGATCGAAGGTCACGACATCGGCGAGCGGGTGCGCGACATCGGCTTCACGATCGTCCCGCGTCAGAGCGCCTAG